One window from the genome of Nicotiana sylvestris chromosome 9, ASM39365v2, whole genome shotgun sequence encodes:
- the LOC138878113 gene encoding uncharacterized protein — translation MAEDSEIWYIICDGPYVPTKVLEELPFSMTKTSKEYTDTDRKAVEKNFRAKKILVCGIGPEEYNRISACDTAKVYGKLCKQFMREPPKMKDDESIQDMHTRFTSIINELYSLGETIPRNKLVKSSAFCLALGKAR, via the exons atggctgaggattctGAGATATGGTATATCATATGTgatggtccttatgttccaacAAAGGTACTGGAAGAACTTCCATTTTCAATGACAAAAACCAGTAAAGAATACACCGACACAGACAGGAAAGctgtggagaagaattttcgtgccaagaagATTCTTGtatgtggaataggacctgaAGAATATAATAGAATCTCTGCTTGCGACACTGCTAAAGtatatgggaagctttgcaaacagTTCATGAGGGAACCACCCAA gatgaaggacgatgaatctattcaagatatgcacacaagattcacttccatcataaatgagttataCTCACTTGGTGAAACCATTCCTAGAAATAAGCTAGTAAAATCCTCAGCATTCTGCCTAGcccttgggaaagcaaggtga
- the LOC138878114 gene encoding uncharacterized protein — translation MAYLTKRFKKMVRRNGEMLKRDSSSKPKNYDLCHKCGKPVHFIKDCPLLKQEFSKNNPEKAAKRNLALVEWGDSSSESENETDAGDNSMMAVEGEENEYDSNFVLMAYSDDDEDDDSKEVNFSDVQRNLKSYSPKKLMPLASVLIDAYHSLVEDRDSLTLQIGEAEQTRDDLVVVVIDHKETIENFKEERNNLLVVIADLRETIERSETISKPGNSGKGKEIASEEHIRLENELKAVRTRMCVETEKNKHLQTDLERGIGFQREKTPYNPHSKCVIVSNNWLCTHCENNRHFKENCQARVQSVQKNKVFAKKGTVKRSDQQWFMDSGCSKHMTGNTMDFISLKVVQGGSVSFENGKNGYILGVRKVGKLLTHSIENVYYVNGLKYSLLSVPQICDKGNKVEFLSKICTVTDLVTGKLILVAKRYKNIYVADFKTKDETFEVFVAFVKKIQVKMESRVACIRSDYGTKFDNAKFDEFCNENGITHNFSALELLNKMECIIRSLLNKTPYELLNGRKPKLTHLRTFGCKCYVLNNGKDRLGKFDAKSDEGIFLRYSSQSKAYKIYNKWTQSIEESVHGIFDESYPFCEKNAEEDQDGEPLLVHSEVIDMANGNADMMSQVKELSEDNTISSSMEAGTSITTTKAEDRVVDVVQGTPLAPERRTQENQSNVPTLSLNEPHTSNWRHKSSYPLDNIITPLDSGLQTSSKARNSLAFSAFLSQIEPKNIKEALKDADWITAMQDELHQYERNNVWHLVPRPSDRTIIGTSLFQMDVKSAFMNGLLKEEVYVKQPPGFECHEHPEYVFKLDKALELLKRFDIEASKVINTPIATATRLDMNETRIPVNQTMYRGIIGSLLYLTASRPDIIFSVGLCASFNLIGYADADYAGYLVDRKSTSGMAHLLGACLISWGTRKQNSVALSIAEAKYVAAASCCAQLLWIKQQLENFRAPEMRSSDEEDLDNLDLDTLQAKVAYDSALQTSKKGSKKQRMKLVKDGVPVSDKVIPVVEVEEEKPNEPGSLVRQSQKKKQHASVEKEPDSVKRIRSEVSLDSERPRYQKVLLGRTFNPTISEMADSPKAYADKVQSFFASLFPVETTHICALVNRVDIVFDVKLLGEILKVSTVGVTGVKDVYQFNFINAVVKENTNQKRDQIHKKALLPVYQLLFELVNKVLLPRAERRSVTSKSDLFLMEQLDNFTLVSLPAIMIERMQKKRMGVGSTSTVSQLINAQNSAAEEIRRLKARNAILEGQQTQGVLASNDEVAHLIKENVDLRAQVENLEAELLNEQKSANARIDLVLQTLAATSKPSTPSAP, via the exons atggcttacttaaccaaaagatttaagaagatggtcagaagaaatggagaaatgctaAAAAGGGACAGCTCTAGCAAACCAAAAAACTATGATCTTTGTCACAAGTGTGGAAAGCCTGTACACTTCATCAAAGACtgtcctctcttgaagcaagaattctcAAAGAACAACCCTGAAAAAGCAGCTAAGAGGAATCTG GCTCTTGTGGAATGGGGAGATTCCTCTAGTGAGTCTGAAAATGAAACTGATGCTGGTGATAattccatgatggcagttgaaggcgAGGAAAATGAATATGACTCAAACTTTGTTTTGATGGCCTattcagatgatgatgaagacgatgacagcaaagaggtaaatttcagcgatgttcagagaaatctgaaatcctactctccaAAGAAACTCATGCCTTTAGCTAGTGTgttgattgatgcctatcatagtcttgtggaggataggGATTCCTTGACCTTACAAAtaggagaagctgaacaaactagagatgacttagtggttgtagttattgaccataaggaaaccattgaaaacttcaaagaagaaagaaataatCTCTTAGTAGTAATTGCAgacctaagggaaacaatagAGAGATCGGAGACTATTTCAAAACCTGGAAAttctggaaaaggaaaagagatagccagtgaggaacatattaggcttgaaaatgagttgaaaGCTGTGAGAACTAGGATGTGTGTTGAAACTGAGAAAAACAAGCACCTTCAAACTGAtctggaaaga GGAATAGgtttccaaagggagaaaactccttacaaccctcacagtaAATGCGTCATTGTTTCTAATAACTGGCTTTGTACCCACTGTGAGAACAATAGGCATTTCAAAGAAAATTGTCAGGCTAGGGTTCAatctgttcagaaaaacaaagtgtttgctaAAAAA ggaacagtgaaaaGAAGCgatcaacaatggttcatggatagtggatgttcaaagcatatgactgggaacaccatggACTTTATTTCACTAAAAGTcgtgcaaggagggagtgtatcctttgaaaatgggaaaaatgggtacattcttggagttagAAAAGTCGGGAAGTtactcactcattctattgaaaatgtgtactatgttaatggccttaagtacagtctcttgagtgtccctcagatctgtgataaaggaaacaaggtggaattcttgtccaagatatgtacAGTTACTGATCTGGTAACTGGTAAATTGAtacttgtggccaaaagatataagaacatctatgttgctgatttcaa aactaaagatgaaacctttgaggtgtttgtggcctttgtgaagaaaatccaagtgaagatggagtctagagtcgcATGCATTAGGTCAGATTATGGAACAAaatttgacaatgccaaatttgatgagttctgcaatgaaaatggcatcactcacaacttctcagccctagaactcctcaacaaaatgga GTGCATAATCAGATCCctcctgaacaaaaccccatATGAGCTGCTGAATGGACggaaacccaagctgactcacctaagaacatttgggtgcaaatgctatgttctcaataatggaaaggatcggcttggtaaattcgatgccaagagtgatgaaggaatatttttgagatactcttctcaaagcaaagcGTACAAGATATATAATAAGTGGACTCAAAGTATTGAGGAAAGTGTTCATGGTATTTTTGATGAGTCTTATCCATTCTGTGAAAAGAATgctgaagaagatcaagatggagaacccttactagtCCATAGTGAAGTCATTGACATGGCAAATGGAAATgcagatatgatgagtcaagtaaaAGAGCTAAGTGAAGACAATACTATCTCATCTTCAATGGAAGCAGGtacttcaattacaaccactaAAGCTGAAGATAGAGTGGTTGATGTAGTTCAGGGTACTCCACTAGCACCTGAGAGAAGAActcaggaaaaccagtcaaatgtACCCACACTCTCTCTAAATGAACCTCATACGTCTAACTGGAGACATAAAAGCTCttatcctcttgacaacataattacccCTCTAGATTCCGGATTACAAACTAGTTCaaaagccagaaattcacttgccttctcagcctttctctcccaaatagaacccaagaatatcaaggaagccttgaaagatgcagattggattacagccatgcaagacgAGTTACATCAGTATGAAAGGAACAATGTCTGGCACCTGGTACCCAGACcctcagatcgaaccattataggaaccag cttgttccaaatggatgtcaaaagtgcatttatgaatggacttcttaaggaagaagtctatgtgaagcaacctccTGGGTTTGAATGccatgaacaccctgaatatgtgtttaaactggacaaagcATT ggagctcttgaagaggtttgacatagaagcatcaaaggtgataaaCACTCCTATTGCTACggccactcgactggacatgaATGAAACTAGGATTCCtgtgaatcaaaccatgtatagaggcattattgggtctcttctctatcttACTGCCAGTAGACCTGATATTATCTTCAGTGTGGGCCTATGTGCAAG CTTTAATCTTATTGGATATGCTGATGCAGACTATGCAGGAtatcttgtggataggaaaagcacttctggaatggctcacttaCTAGGTGCGTGTCTCatctcttggggcacaaggaagcaaaactcagtggctctttcaatagCTGAAGCAAAATATGTAGCCGCAGCATCCTGTTGTGCACAACTTTTATGGATCAAGCAGCAACTGGAGAACTTTAGG GCACCTGAGATGAGGTCTAGTGATGAGGAGGATTTAGACAACCTAGATCTTGATAC GTTGCAAGCTAAGGTAGCCTATGACTCTGCCCTTCAAACGAGCAAAAAAGGTAGTAAGAAACAAAGGATGAAGCTGGTGAAAGATGGTGTGCCCGTAAGTGATAAGGTGATCCCTGTGGTAGAGGTGGAAGAGGAAAAaccaaatgaacctggttcactGGTTAGACAGTCTCAGAAAAAGAAGCAGCATGCTTCAGTAGAGAAG GAACCTGATTCTGTGAAGAGGATAAGAAGTGAAGTCAGCCTTGACTCAGAACGCCCGAGGTACCAAAAAGTTCTGCTGGGCCGTACTTTTAACCCAACAATCTCTGAGATGGCTG ATTCACCTAAGGCATATGCGGATAAGGTACAAAGCTTCTTTGCTAGCCTCTTTCCCGTTGAGACAACCCACATCTGTGCTTTGGTGAATAGAGTAGATATCGTGTTCGATGTAAAGTTGCTTGGAGAAATTCTTAAAGTTTCTACAGTTGGTGTGACCGGTGTAAAGGATGTGTATCAGTTTAACTTCATAAATGCTGtggtaaaagaaaatacaaaccaaAAGAgggaccagatccataagaaagcATTACTCCCTGTCTATCAGCTGCTGTTCGAATTGGTAaacaaagttctattgcctcgAGCTGAGAGGAGGTCAGTGACTTCTAAGTCTGACCTGTTCTTGATGGAGCAACTGGATAACTTTACTCTTGTGAGCCTGCCTGCTATTATGATTGAACGCATGCAAAAG AAAAGAATGggggtaggaagtacatcaaccgTCTCACAGCTTATTAATGCTCAGAATAGTGCAGCTGAGGAGATTCGTCGGTTGAAGgccaggaatgctatcctggaaggtcagcaaaCCCAAGGGGTTCTGGCGTCAAATGATGAAGTAGCTCATTTGATAAAAGAGAATGTTGATCTCAGGGCACAAGTAGAGAACCTGGAAGCAGAAttgctcaatgagcaaaagtcggccaatgcccgaatagaccttgttctccaaacacttgctgcaacttccaagccctctactcctagtgccccctaa